The genomic region CTCCAGCTTCACGATCTATATCGGCGATCGCAATCTGGTAACCGCACTCAAGCAAACTTAAGCTAATACATTTGCCAATACCTTGTGCGCCACCCGTCACGATTATGGTTTGATTTTTTGCCATCTTTAATTATTGTGCGATCGCTTCACTTCTAACTTTAGGGTATTGTGACACCTTTGCTGTTACTACCATCCGTACACCACCAGCAGGTGTGGTAGTAACACCACGGCGAACCGGGCATACAGGATGGTTATCTGCTAAAGATAGTTGCCAGCGTGACAAAATTGTTGCCAACACAAGTTTCATTTCATACATGGCAAAAGCCATACCCAGACAGCGACGGTTGCCACCTCCAAAGGGCAAATATTCATAAGGTGAAAATTGCCGTTCTAAAAAGCGCTCCGGTTTGAATTGTTTTGGCTCTGGGTATATATCTTCGCGGTGGTGAATTAAATAAATACAAGGGGAAAATCTTGTACCAGCTTCAAAGTCATAACCCATTACCTGAAATGGTGCTTGTAAAATCCGAGAGAAGGTAAACAAAGCGATCGGATAAATCCGCAGAGTTTCTTGGCATACTGCTGTCAGATAGGGCAGGCGAGTAATTTCACTAGCATCTTTATCCTCACCAATACTCTCTAATTCCCTAAGAAGTTTGTCACGAACTGTCGGCAGTTTGTGAATCCAATACAATGCCCATGCTAAGGCAGAAGCGGTGGTTTCATGTCCTGCAAACAGCAAAGTCATCAACTCATCACGTAGTTCTCGATCCGTCATTGGCTGCCCCGCTTCGTCACGAGCTGACATCATTAAACTGAGGATATCTTCACCATTCAAGTGAGGCTGTTGCCGCCGTTCCTGAATCTCAGCGTAAATGAGTTTGTTAACTTGTTCCCGTTTGCGCACAAATTGTCCCCACGGACTCCACGCACCTAAATCTTTTTGCAGCGCCTTTACAAACAGGAAGCTAGATTTTAAAGGTGAATCGAAAGTATCCAACATTCCACTGAGAAAGCGTTGCAGTTCCTCAAAACGCTCTCCCTCATCAATGCCAAAAACAGCCTTAAGGATAACTCGCAAGGAAATTTTTTGCATGGTAGGACGGGCAATGAAAGACTTGCCAACAGTCCAGTCGCTTGTAACTTGCTCAGTAATCTCACAAATCAATTTGCCATAAGCCCGCATTCTTTCTCCATGGAAAGCAGGGTTCAACAATCGCCGCTGACTTTGATGGCGATCGCTATCTAGCAACAGCATTGAATCATCTCCTACTAACGGATGTAATAATTGATTGGCAGATCCAGACTTAAACACTTTCGGATCAGCAGCCATAATCTCTTGAATTGCCTGTGGATGACTCAAGACTACAAATTGACCAAGACCAATTAATTTTGATAAAAAGATATCGCCATAGCGCTTTTGATACTCTTCTAGAGTTTCTAAAGGGCGAAAGAGTGTTAGACTTAGCTGTATCAGTGGGGGTATATTCGGCCCATCAGAAAGTTTCATAATAGTTTGAAATTTAGTTTATTTATATTTTCTCCACTATAGCAATATAGCAATTTAAAATGCAGATTTCCGACTTCTTTGAGAAGTCAGTAATCTGATTTTTCATACTTGATACTTGATAATGTAAATAATTTAAAATATAAAATAAAGTAGTTAATTTTTGCTCTACTTGTTGAGTATATTATAATTAAAAATCATTCAATACTTTATATACGTTGGCAATAAAAATCAAAAAATGAAAAAATATCTGATACCAATTCTCTGTAAAGCCACACATTATTTTGACCCCTCCCAACCTCCCCTTGCCAAGGGGAGGTGCCGCAGGCGGTGGGGTTATTTATATGTGTCTTCATATAGAAATGGTATGAGTAGATAGATATAATTAAAATTTCATTCCTTAAACAATAGAGAAAATAATCTTTTTCCTTCTGCCTCTGGGCAGTCGCACTCGACGCGCTTAACCCGCAAGGGCGCACTGGCTCCGCAAAGCACTAGCTCCGCAACGCGCTGCTCTCTGCCTCCTGCCTTAGAGAAGTTTATGAACAAAGAAAAAATAGATGCGTCTGAGTTATTTTATTCTTTATTTTCTTTTGTTAAACCTCGTCAAGGTAGTGTAAATATTGGTAGCGATGAGTGGCACTCACACATAGTACTTCACAGTTCTATTCAAGAACTTGCACCCAAACTTTGGCACGTTACAGGCATTTTTCCAAATGCACCAATGGCACATAGAGAAATGGTGCTGTACCAATTACCAGATTCTGCGCTTTTAATTCATAATGCGATCGCTTTGAATGAAACACAGATGACACAACTCGAATCTTTAGGTACTCCAAAAATCATGATTGTACCAAATCGGATTCACAGACTTGATGCACGTGTCTATAAACAACGCTATCCCGAACTATTAGTCGTTGGTTGCTCCAGCCGCCGCTAAACCATATGTTGAAGAAGTTGTTGCTGTTGATGCGATCGCCGAAGAATTTCTTCCTAACTACGGTATAGTTTGCCATCAACCTGCTGGTATCCGTCCGCAAGAGTTGGTATATGAATTGCAACTACCAACAGGAAAAGCATTAATTTTGACGGATATTTTGTTTAATTTAACTGAGCCTTATTTACAAAAATACGTATCCAAAAACAAATTTATTTTACGATGGCTAGGAGCAACTGGTTATTTTGGAATTACAGCCTTAGGAAAACGATTTTTCATAACTGACAAAAACGCCTATCGTCAGTGGTTAGAAGCTTTAGCTGATAGCGTAGCTGATTTGCGTATTATTTCTGTGGCTCATGGCGAAGCGATCGCAGATAATTGCCCTCAAAGATTGCGCGAAGCTGCTGCACAGTTATTGTGATCTCATGCACGTAATTTTGAGAGCTTTAATACAAGATATGTAGAGTTATAAGCCTGCGTACGCCTAAGTACAGGACAAAAAAGTGAGAGATTGTCGAAACAATAGAGGTTGAGCATCTAAAACAAATAAAGCATGACGAAGAAAATCTAAACCGAGACGAAACAAAAAACTACGAGCAGGACGACCATGTTTTTTGAGAGGTAATTGTTGTTGATAATGTTACCAAATGCCAGTACGTATTGACCAGACTAAAGTGCAAATGCAGATTTTACGATTACGGGTGATGCGGATCTTGTTCAAGGACAGAGTAAGGTGCGCCTTGGGAGAAACCAACGGCAAGAACATTATAGTTGTATTGTTCCCTGTCTGAACGTTCATGTTATTCACTTTCGTTTATATCCACTCGCTTTTAACCGCAAATGCAGACGTAAAGAAGCAGCGCGATCGCGTGACTTTGAGGAATTACATGAGTGCATCCGGGGTGATGCCATAGAAGATGAGGTGACATGGCACGGCTGAACGTAGCTCTGTTCAACTTCTGGAACTAAATGCAATTTGTTGGTACGAGGTTGACGGCGACGTAACAGTAATTTTTCCAGTTCTATGCACCAGAACACTAAACTACTGACAACCAAACAAACAGCAAAATCAACTGCTGACAGAGGTAAGGTTGTAAATAGTTTTTGGAAGAAAGGAACGTAAGTTACCATTAGCTGTAGTCCCAGCGTCAAAGTTACTGCTCCCAAAAGTGGCTTGTTAGACAACAAACCGATTTGAAATAGCGAGTCTTGTTCCGAGCGGATTGCTAAAGCATTACCCATCTGTGCAAGGGTAAGGGTGGTAAACAGCATAGTTTGCCAATTCGGATTACCAATTCTCCAGTACACATAGCCTGTACCAAGAGATATTACTCCCATCAGTATTCCGATCCAGATAATATCTCTGCCCATCCCTCGACCAAAAATATTCTCGTTGGGAGGGTAAGGGGGACGATTCATAGTGTCTTGTTCTGCTGGTTCTACACCTAAAGCTAAGGCTGGTAAACCATCGGTAGTTAGATTAATCCAAAGAATTTGTAGTGGCAACAACGGCAACGGCATTCCCAAAAAAGGAGCTACCAACATAACCCAAATTTCGCCAACATTACTGCTCAACAGATACTTAATGAACTTGCGGATATTGTCGTAAATGACACGTCCTTCTTTGACAGCAGCAACCAAAGTTGCGAAGTTATCATCTAGCAGCACCATATCTGCCGCCTCTTTGGCTACATCCGTACCTCTAATTCCCATTGCCACACCAATATTAGCTGCTTTAAGAGCGGGTGCGTCATTAATGCCATCACCTGTCATCGCGACGATATGCCCCCGTCTTTGCAATGTCTGCACAATTTCTAGCTTGTGTTCGGAAGTTACTCGTGCATAAACAGATACATCTTCTAGAATGGCTACTAATTCTTCAGTTGGTAATTGGCAAAGTTCATCGCTGGTGAGGATGCGACCATTAGTAGCAATACTTACTTCACGGGCGATAAATTGGGCTGTGAGAGGGTGATCGCCTGTAATCATGACTGGACGGATGCCTGCACCTTTGCAGGTGAGTACGGCATCTCTGACTTCCGGGCGAGCTGGATCGTTCATGCCTACCATGCCGATGAAAATGAAGTCTTGCTCTACATCTTCCCATGCTTGGGCAGATTGTAAAGGTCGAAACGCTACACCCATCACTCGCAAACCATTTTTGGCTAGTTGACTATAGGTAACAGAAATATGTCTGTGCCAAATTTCAGTTAGCGGCTTTGCTTGTCCATTGATCCAAATATGACTGCAAACATCCAAAAGACTATTCACCGTACCTTTAGTAAAGGCAATGTGAGATATTCTGCCGATTTTTTCACTCCAATGCCAAACCGTTTCCAAAACGCAGGGAATTCTCGATGCATTAGTTGGGAATTTGTGGATAGTAGTCATGCGCTGGCGCTGAAATGCATAAGGAACTTCAGCTATGCGGGGGAGGAGATATTCTAAGTCAGCTTTCCATAGTCCTTGTTGAGCTGAAGCCATTACCAAAGCACCTTCAGTGGGATCGCCGACGGCACGACAGTAGAGCGGTTCATCTTGATCTGGTTCTAACAAAGCATTGTTGCAGAGAGTACTACCAGCTAAAAGTAGGGCTACACTTGGCGGCTGACACAGTAAAAATGGCCTTTCTCGGTTTTTTTCTCCTACAGGAGTACGCATTCGAGTAGTCAAATCTATACGTTGTCCAGCCACATCAAGGACACTGACTGTCATGCGGTTTTCTGTGAGGGTACCTGTCTTACCAGAACAAATCACCGTTACCGATCCCAAAGTCTCCACGGCAGGTAAGTTGCGAATTAGCGCTCGCCGTTTCAACATCTGTCGCGCCCCTAAAGCTAAGGCAATTGTT from Chlorogloeopsis sp. ULAP01 harbors:
- a CDS encoding cytochrome P450, which gives rise to MKLSDGPNIPPLIQLSLTLFRPLETLEEYQKRYGDIFLSKLIGLGQFVVLSHPQAIQEIMAADPKVFKSGSANQLLHPLVGDDSMLLLDSDRHQSQRRLLNPAFHGERMRAYGKLICEITEQVTSDWTVGKSFIARPTMQKISLRVILKAVFGIDEGERFEELQRFLSGMLDTFDSPLKSSFLFVKALQKDLGAWSPWGQFVRKREQVNKLIYAEIQERRQQPHLNGEDILSLMMSARDEAGQPMTDRELRDELMTLLFAGHETTASALAWALYWIHKLPTVRDKLLRELESIGEDKDASEITRLPYLTAVCQETLRIYPIALFTFSRILQAPFQVMGYDFEAGTRFSPCIYLIHHREDIYPEPKQFKPERFLERQFSPYEYLPFGGGNRRCLGMAFAMYEMKLVLATILSRWQLSLADNHPVCPVRRGVTTTPAGGVRMVVTAKVSQYPKVRSEAIAQ
- a CDS encoding cation-translocating P-type ATPase, whose product is MSNWYKLDAQKVLQQLGSDMAFGLSTTEASHRLKQHGFNELIEQGLKNPWQILWEQVTASLVIILIVAALISGLLGDYKDAIGIIAIVVLIAFLGFSQEYQAQKAIATLKRLSLPNVKVLRNGRWEEISARYLVPGDIVQLEAEDIVPADCRVLESFGLRIQESTLTGISEPIDKDPQALTQADLQLGERHNMAYMDTVVTYGRGLAVVTETGMNTEMGCVASRIQAVEVQPTLLQKRLDHLGKGLAFASLALVAIILILGILRGEDLRLMLLTAITLVVAALPEGLPAVVTIALALGARQMLKRRALIRNLPAVETLGSVTVICSGKTGTLTENRMTVSVLDVAGQRIDLTTRMRTPVGEKNRERPFLLCQPPSVALLLAGSTLCNNALLEPDQDEPLYCRAVGDPTEGALVMASAQQGLWKADLEYLLPRIAEVPYAFQRQRMTTIHKFPTNASRIPCVLETVWHWSEKIGRISHIAFTKGTVNSLLDVCSHIWINGQAKPLTEIWHRHISVTYSQLAKNGLRVMGVAFRPLQSAQAWEDVEQDFIFIGMVGMNDPARPEVRDAVLTCKGAGIRPVMITGDHPLTAQFIAREVSIATNGRILTSDELCQLPTEELVAILEDVSVYARVTSEHKLEIVQTLQRRGHIVAMTGDGINDAPALKAANIGVAMGIRGTDVAKEAADMVLLDDNFATLVAAVKEGRVIYDNIRKFIKYLLSSNVGEIWVMLVAPFLGMPLPLLPLQILWINLTTDGLPALALGVEPAEQDTMNRPPYPPNENIFGRGMGRDIIWIGILMGVISLGTGYVYWRIGNPNWQTMLFTTLTLAQMGNALAIRSEQDSLFQIGLLSNKPLLGAVTLTLGLQLMVTYVPFFQKLFTTLPLSAVDFAVCLVVSSLVFWCIELEKLLLRRRQPRTNKLHLVPEVEQSYVQPCHVTSSSMASPRMHSCNSSKSRDRAASLRLHLRLKASGYKRK